From Arcticibacter tournemirensis, one genomic window encodes:
- a CDS encoding NUDIX hydrolase, with translation MNKYPNQTRFLIAIDCIIFGFDGENLKLLLIHRALVPEKNKWSLMGGFVQPDESTDAAAGRILKQLTGLEGVYMDQLRAFGNPSRDPIERVVSIVYSALIDIRKYKEQLSDEYQPEWFLLKDMPQLIFDHEEMVRAALKDLRYKAALHPVLFELLPEKFTLPQLQALYTGVYDAEFDKRNFSRKVLSTGLLIKQKEKDKENSKKGAFYYVIDKSKYKDKFHSFLNFVPNPDNFLF, from the coding sequence ATGAACAAGTACCCTAATCAAACCCGCTTTCTTATTGCAATCGACTGCATCATTTTCGGCTTCGATGGCGAGAACCTGAAACTTTTACTTATCCACAGGGCTCTCGTGCCTGAGAAAAACAAGTGGAGCCTGATGGGAGGTTTTGTTCAGCCCGACGAAAGTACCGATGCTGCAGCCGGAAGAATCCTGAAACAACTTACCGGACTGGAAGGTGTTTACATGGACCAGCTCAGGGCCTTCGGAAACCCCAGCCGCGATCCCATAGAACGCGTGGTGAGCATTGTTTACTCTGCCTTAATTGATATCCGGAAGTATAAGGAACAGCTGAGTGATGAGTACCAGCCCGAATGGTTTCTCCTTAAAGATATGCCACAGCTCATTTTCGATCATGAGGAAATGGTACGCGCAGCGCTGAAGGACCTTCGCTATAAAGCTGCGTTACATCCTGTCCTTTTTGAGTTGCTGCCCGAAAAATTCACTCTCCCCCAGTTACAGGCTCTGTATACCGGTGTTTACGACGCCGAATTCGACAAGCGAAACTTCAGCAGGAAAGTACTCTCCACTGGTCTGCTTATCAAGCAGAAAGAAAAAGACAAAGAGAACTCTAAAAAAGGAGCCTTTTACTATGTGATCGACAAATCAAAGTATAAGGATAAGTTTCACTCATTTTTAAACTTCGTCCCCAATCCCGATAATTTTCTTTTTTAA
- a CDS encoding ribulokinase, giving the protein MNSEHFVIGVDYGTDSVRSVIVNTKNGQEVAASVFYYPRWKEGKYCNPERNQFRQHPLDYIEGVEQTIKKCLQQAGEAVAANIKAISVDTTGSTPVAVDKTGTPLALLPEFAENPNAMFVLWKDHTSVKEAAEINEHAKNFATNYLQFVGGIYSSEWFWAKLLHVFRADAQVRNACYSWVEHCDWIPFLLTGGKDATQIKRGVCSAGHKSLWSEEFEGFPPDEFFATLDPLLKGFTSKLPGETYTSSEAAGTLSAEWAERLGLSEDVVIGIGAFDAHMGAVGGQIEPYYLSKVMGTSTCDMLVAPADEVKGTLVRGICGQVNGSIIPGMIGMEAGQSAFGDAYAWFKNVLMWPVKQLISQSDIIDADTAAKLIVDIEGRIIPELSRLADQLPLEENGELAIEWLNGRRTPDASQLLKGAFLGLDLGSDAVKMFRSLVEATCFGARKIVDRFIEQGVPVKGLIGMGGVAKKSPFIMQMMADVMNMPIRIHKSEQTCAIGAAMFAATAAGIYPKVEDAMAAMGQGFDAEYLPDSERVAIYAKRYERYSEAGAVIEKLTMEH; this is encoded by the coding sequence ATGAACTCAGAACACTTTGTAATAGGAGTAGATTACGGAACGGATTCCGTACGCTCAGTAATCGTTAATACGAAGAACGGACAGGAAGTTGCCGCATCCGTTTTTTACTATCCCCGCTGGAAGGAAGGCAAGTATTGTAACCCCGAAAGAAATCAGTTCAGGCAGCACCCTCTCGACTATATTGAAGGTGTGGAGCAGACGATCAAAAAGTGTCTGCAGCAGGCAGGTGAAGCTGTTGCCGCGAATATAAAGGCGATTTCGGTGGACACTACAGGATCTACCCCGGTAGCTGTAGACAAAACCGGAACTCCCCTGGCTTTACTACCGGAGTTTGCAGAAAATCCCAACGCCATGTTTGTGCTTTGGAAAGACCACACATCCGTTAAGGAGGCCGCAGAGATCAATGAACACGCTAAGAATTTCGCAACAAACTACCTTCAGTTTGTTGGAGGGATTTATTCATCTGAATGGTTCTGGGCAAAACTGCTGCATGTATTCCGCGCCGATGCGCAGGTAAGAAATGCCTGCTACAGCTGGGTTGAACACTGCGACTGGATTCCCTTCCTGCTAACAGGAGGAAAAGATGCAACACAAATTAAACGGGGGGTTTGCTCAGCCGGACATAAGTCATTATGGTCTGAAGAATTCGAAGGCTTCCCTCCTGATGAGTTTTTCGCTACCCTCGACCCTCTTCTGAAAGGTTTTACTTCAAAGTTGCCTGGCGAAACGTATACTTCTTCAGAGGCTGCCGGTACTTTAAGCGCCGAATGGGCAGAACGGCTGGGATTATCTGAAGACGTTGTGATAGGCATTGGAGCTTTCGATGCCCATATGGGCGCGGTAGGCGGACAAATAGAGCCCTACTACCTTAGTAAGGTGATGGGAACATCCACATGCGACATGCTGGTTGCTCCTGCAGATGAAGTGAAGGGAACGCTGGTAAGAGGAATATGCGGACAGGTGAACGGATCGATTATTCCTGGGATGATCGGAATGGAAGCCGGACAATCGGCTTTCGGCGATGCATACGCATGGTTTAAGAATGTACTGATGTGGCCGGTAAAACAACTCATTTCACAATCGGACATTATTGATGCTGACACCGCAGCAAAATTGATCGTAGATATCGAAGGACGTATCATCCCTGAACTAAGCCGCCTGGCGGATCAGCTTCCCCTGGAAGAAAACGGAGAACTTGCCATTGAATGGCTGAACGGACGTCGTACGCCGGATGCCAGCCAGCTTCTGAAAGGCGCCTTCCTAGGACTTGATCTGGGAAGCGATGCCGTAAAGATGTTCCGCTCGCTGGTTGAAGCAACCTGCTTTGGTGCAAGGAAGATAGTTGACCGCTTTATTGAGCAGGGTGTGCCGGTTAAAGGACTCATTGGCATGGGCGGAGTGGCCAAAAAATCGCCTTTCATCATGCAGATGATGGCCGATGTGATGAACATGCCTATCAGGATTCACAAGTCTGAACAAACCTGCGCTATCGGCGCTGCGATGTTCGCTGCTACCGCCGCAGGCATCTACCCTAAGGTGGAAGACGCGATGGCTGCCATGGGCCAGGGCTTCGACGCAGAGTATCTTCCTGATTCCGAACGCGTAGCAATCTATGCAAAACGGTACGAACGCTACTCCGAGGCAGGAGCCGTCATTGAAAAATTGACAATGGAGCATTGA
- a CDS encoding L-ribulose-5-phosphate 4-epimerase, with amino-acid sequence MNYEDIRQTAYDTNMQLPKLGLVLFTFGNVSAADRQAGVFAIKPSGVPYEELSPEKMVIVDFDGKIVEGSLRPSSDTNTHAVLYKYWEKIGGIVHTHSTYATAWAQSHRDIPIFGTTHADHLTVDVPCAPPMNDAMIEGDYEYQTGFQIMDCFKEKGLSYEEVEMVLVGNHAPFTWGKTAEKAVYNSAVLEAVAQMALLTEQINPQAPRLKDSLIKKHFERKHGPNSYYGQ; translated from the coding sequence ATGAATTACGAAGATATCAGACAAACGGCTTACGATACCAACATGCAGCTTCCCAAACTGGGATTGGTGCTGTTTACTTTTGGTAATGTAAGCGCAGCAGACCGCCAGGCCGGTGTGTTTGCTATTAAACCGAGCGGAGTACCTTACGAAGAACTTTCTCCGGAGAAAATGGTGATCGTAGATTTCGACGGCAAGATCGTGGAGGGCTCACTTCGGCCCTCATCGGATACCAACACCCACGCCGTGTTATATAAATACTGGGAGAAGATTGGTGGTATTGTTCATACTCATTCCACCTACGCTACAGCCTGGGCACAAAGTCACAGGGATATTCCGATCTTCGGCACAACACATGCCGACCATCTCACTGTCGATGTGCCATGTGCGCCCCCAATGAATGATGCGATGATCGAAGGGGACTACGAGTACCAAACGGGCTTCCAGATAATGGACTGCTTTAAGGAAAAGGGGCTGAGCTACGAAGAGGTAGAAATGGTGCTGGTAGGAAACCATGCTCCTTTCACCTGGGGTAAAACAGCAGAAAAGGCAGTGTATAACAGCGCTGTTCTCGAAGCCGTTGCCCAGATGGCCCTGCTAACCGAACAAATTAATCCACAGGCACCGAGGCTCAAAGACTCTCTTATAAAGAAGCACTTCGAGCGTAAACACGGCCCTAATTCGTATTACGGGCAGTAA
- the araA gene encoding L-arabinose isomerase → MIDLKKFEVWFVTGSQHLYGEETLQQVAQHSQEIANSLNGASQIPVRVVFKPTVKTTEEIYAICQQANVAENCIGVITWMHTFSPAKMWISGLKVLQKPVLHLHTQFNRDIPWGTIDMDFMNLNQSAHGDREFGFIMSRMRIERKVVVGHWQDTDVLEQINAWSRAAAGWYDWQGAKFVRFGDNMRFVAVTDGDKVEAELKFGFSVNTHGIGDLVAVINQISDNEVDKLTAEYEERYAVVEALRKGGSQYSSLREAAKIEIGIRTFLKDGGFKGFSDTFEDLHGMVQLPGIAAQRLMNEGYGFAGEGDWKTAALVRAMKVMGSGLKGGNAFMEDYTYHFDPSNPMVLGSHMLEICESIADGKPSCEIHPLGIGGKADPVRLVFNVAAGPAINASVIDMGNRFRLLVNEVEAIAPQHELPNLPVARVLWKPYPDMKTGCAAWILAGGAHHTCYSQNLTSEHMQDFAEMAGIEFVKIGKDTTLYQLKNELRWSEAAFK, encoded by the coding sequence ATGATAGATCTTAAAAAATTCGAAGTCTGGTTTGTAACAGGAAGCCAGCATTTATACGGAGAAGAAACCCTTCAGCAGGTAGCTCAGCATTCGCAGGAAATTGCAAACTCCTTAAACGGAGCTTCGCAGATTCCGGTGAGAGTGGTTTTTAAACCCACTGTTAAAACAACGGAAGAAATTTATGCCATTTGTCAGCAGGCAAACGTTGCAGAAAACTGTATTGGGGTGATCACCTGGATGCATACCTTCTCCCCTGCCAAGATGTGGATCAGCGGATTAAAGGTTTTGCAGAAGCCTGTATTGCACCTGCATACGCAGTTTAACAGAGATATTCCGTGGGGCACCATCGACATGGACTTCATGAACCTGAACCAGAGCGCTCACGGCGACCGCGAATTCGGGTTTATCATGTCGAGGATGCGCATTGAGCGCAAGGTAGTGGTTGGTCACTGGCAGGACACCGACGTTCTTGAGCAGATCAACGCCTGGAGCCGCGCTGCTGCTGGCTGGTACGACTGGCAAGGTGCTAAATTTGTACGCTTCGGCGACAACATGCGCTTCGTGGCCGTAACCGATGGCGACAAAGTAGAAGCGGAACTAAAGTTCGGCTTCTCGGTAAATACCCACGGCATTGGCGACCTCGTTGCCGTTATTAACCAGATCAGCGACAATGAAGTTGACAAGCTCACTGCCGAGTACGAAGAAAGATATGCGGTTGTAGAAGCACTCCGTAAGGGAGGCTCACAATACTCGTCGTTGCGCGAAGCAGCGAAGATAGAAATAGGTATCAGAACTTTCTTAAAAGATGGTGGATTTAAGGGATTTTCTGATACATTTGAAGACTTGCATGGAATGGTACAATTGCCAGGGATTGCAGCCCAGAGACTAATGAACGAAGGCTACGGCTTTGCGGGCGAAGGCGACTGGAAAACTGCAGCCCTGGTACGTGCCATGAAAGTGATGGGAAGCGGATTAAAAGGCGGTAATGCCTTTATGGAAGATTACACTTACCACTTCGATCCTTCTAACCCCATGGTCCTCGGATCACACATGCTTGAAATCTGCGAATCTATAGCCGACGGCAAACCTTCATGCGAAATCCATCCTCTCGGAATAGGCGGAAAAGCCGATCCCGTACGCCTGGTATTCAATGTAGCCGCAGGACCTGCGATAAATGCTTCTGTTATTGATATGGGTAACCGCTTCCGTTTATTGGTGAACGAAGTAGAAGCCATCGCGCCTCAGCACGAACTTCCAAATCTTCCTGTTGCACGCGTGCTCTGGAAGCCATATCCCGACATGAAAACCGGCTGTGCAGCCTGGATCCTTGCCGGAGGAGCACATCACACCTGCTACAGTCAGAACCTTACGTCAGAACATATGCAGGACTTCGCCGAAATGGCCGGAATTGAGTTTGTGAAGATTGGTAAAGATACCACCCTCTACCAGCTTAAAAATGAGCTGAGATGGAGCGAAGCAGCGTTTAAATAA
- a CDS encoding HAD family hydrolase, translating into MKAILFDLNGTMIDDMRYHTEAWYRILVDEHGADLSMEEVKKEMYGKNQEVLERVFGENHFTAEEMEALSIGKEKQYQEAFRPHLKLIEGLDRFLEKAHKQGIKMAVASAAIPFNIDFVLDGLDIRKYISAVVSADDVKRSKPDPETFVMAAEKLGVQPEDCIVFEDNPKGVESALNGGMKVVVIKTAHEEHEFEGLSNILRFIDDYNDPYLEDLLRN; encoded by the coding sequence ATGAAAGCAATACTTTTTGATTTGAACGGTACAATGATAGATGACATGCGATATCATACCGAGGCGTGGTACCGGATCCTTGTGGATGAACACGGCGCTGATCTTAGCATGGAAGAGGTGAAGAAGGAAATGTACGGCAAGAACCAGGAGGTGCTTGAGCGTGTGTTCGGCGAGAATCATTTTACTGCCGAAGAGATGGAAGCGCTTTCTATCGGTAAAGAGAAGCAATACCAGGAGGCTTTCAGGCCTCATCTTAAGTTGATTGAGGGCCTGGATCGTTTTCTCGAAAAAGCGCATAAACAGGGGATAAAAATGGCGGTAGCCTCGGCTGCAATTCCTTTTAATATTGATTTTGTGCTGGATGGCCTCGACATCCGTAAATATATTTCGGCCGTTGTGAGTGCTGATGATGTTAAACGCAGCAAGCCGGATCCGGAAACTTTTGTTATGGCTGCGGAGAAACTGGGAGTACAACCTGAAGACTGTATTGTCTTTGAAGATAATCCAAAAGGGGTGGAGTCTGCTCTTAACGGAGGTATGAAGGTAGTGGTGATCAAGACCGCCCACGAGGAGCATGAATTTGAGGGTCTTTCTAATATCCTGCGGTTTATTGATGATTACAATGATCCGTATCTCGAAGATCTGCTAAGAAACTAA